In Juglans regia cultivar Chandler chromosome 13, Walnut 2.0, whole genome shotgun sequence, the following proteins share a genomic window:
- the LOC109019502 gene encoding protein Iojap-related, mitochondrial, with product MWGALRSRSLLFSAQSSSSSAFFRPWKQGLLDLNFTTSASSSTSDRGLLDLQEIENVLSDVRADNVKVIPAPKHCDWADFMVVATGRSTWHVKNIAQALIYKAKQKQKGAARLVLPSVEGEEGGKWIVIDSGKVIVHALDEKAREYYNLEGLWTTDKSQNDTAQDLEKAFVKVRPKNNSKKRPQQSA from the exons ATGTGGGGCGCTCTACGATCTCGCTCCCTCCTGTTTTCAGCTCAATCTTCATCATCTTCTGCATTCTTCAGACCATGGAAGCAAGGGCTTCTCGACCTTAACTTCACCACCTCCGCTTCGTCCTCTACCAGTGATAGAGGCCTGCTGGATCTTCAGGAGATCGAGAATGTTCTGAGTGACGTTAGAGCAGACAACGTGAAGGTCATACCAGCCCCGAAGCACTGTGACTGGGCCGATTTCATGGTGGTCGCCACCGGTAGGTCTACTTGGCACGTCAAGAATATTGCTCAAGCCCTAATCTATAAG GCTAAGCAAAAGCAGAAAGGAGCGGCTCGGTTAGTGCTGCCAAGTGTGGAAGGGGAAGAGGGAGGAAAGTGGATTGTCATCGACTCTG GCAAAGTGATTGTTCATGCCCTTGATGAGAAGGCTAGAGAATACTACAATTTGGAGGGTCTGTGGACCACAGACAAATCCCAAAACGACACGGCCCAG GATTTGGAAAAAGCTTTCGTGAAGGTTCGTCCCAAGAACAACTCCAAAAAACGACCGCAACAAAGTGCATGA
- the LOC109019358 gene encoding putative F-box protein At1g67623, whose product MDLLMKAKKTTDHHQYKLLRAGSTSIKSLPDELLTEVLAEVGSASFTDLYNAKLSCKDFLKLSEEDQIFQRVSLDKFSAIPCSANPKILSFLERCKECRNPESLYRQGMLDYFQQGMTESGLEYLKRAAEKGHMEATYVYSIILLCLGDDGDRESKLEGMKILSSLKAKSGRQRMKECRERTKSMMWICMWSLKKNIIVRRQQSCLGKEPCKIQKITNGWLSTDEEVDEYDDVLCEGCRCNREITWFCNGQFGTDYYSF is encoded by the coding sequence ATGGATTTGCTGATGAAGGCGAAGAAGACAACAGATCATCATCAATACAAGCTGCTTCGGGCCGGTTCGACCTCCATCAAATCTCTTCCTGATGAACTGCTGACGGAAGTTCTTGCAGAGGTCGGCTCGGCTTCTTTCACCGATTTATACAACGCAAAACTGAGTTGCAAAGACTTTCTCAAACTATCGGAGGAAGATCAAATATTTCAACGCGTATCCTTGGATAAATTTTCTGCGATTCCATGCAGTGCGAACCCCAAAATCTTGTCATTCTTGGAACGCTGCAAAGAATGTAGAAACCCCGAGTCGTTGTATAGACAAGGAATGCTCGATTATTTCCAGCAAGGAATGACAGAATCGGGGTTGGAGTATTTGAAAAGAGCGGCAGAGAAAGGACACATGGAGGCAACGTACGTTTACAGTATTATCCTGCTATGTTTGGGAGATGATGGTGATCGTGAATCAAAGCTGGAAGGGATGAAGATTTTGTCTTCTTTGAAGGCTAAATCTGGACGCCAGAGAATGAAAGAATGCCGAGAGAGAACGAAGAGTATGATGTGGATATGCATGTGGTCGTTAAAAAAGAACATCATCGTTAGAAGACAACAATCGTGTCTGGGTAAGGAACCATGCAAGATACAAAAGATCACGAACGGATGGCTGTCAACGGACGAGGAGGTGGATGAATATGACGATGTGCTTTGCGAAGGTTGCAGATGCAATCGTGAAATAACTTGGTTCTGTAATGGGCAGTTTGGAACAGATTATTATTCTTTCTAG